From the genome of Cellvibrio japonicus Ueda107, one region includes:
- a CDS encoding glycosyl hydrolase family 18 protein — MRKIFTLAMLGSAALWAASSQAYDCTNVPQYANGSSYATGAIVKNQGNAYQCTVGGWCTVGGPYEPGVGWAYTNAWSGLGACNSTGSSSVASSVISSVQSSSVQSSVISSVSSVSSSVVVSSSVVSSVISSSSSSIASSLSSASSSVIVSGNEACRPDGLYRTPGQDVPYCSVYDSEGREKMAIDRRIIGYFPSWRLGANGTPRYLANNIPWGKITHINYAFAHIENNKISVGDVTSPSNPSTGLTWPDVPGAEMDPSLSYKGHFNLLTKFKKQYPQVKTMISVGGWAETGGYFDGNGERVASGGFYTLTDSQANIDTFADSVVAFLRTYHFDGADIDYEYATSMKDAGNPADWSIANARRAKLMSGYVALMKTLREKLDAASVQDGKHYLLTVAAPSSGYLLRGMDMYQVTQYLDYVNIMSYDLHGAWNEFVGPQAPLFDDGNDGELQKWSFYSAYGIGYLNTDWGYHYFRGSMPAGRINIGVPYYTRGWRDVSGGTNGFWGKSPTSNQCAVGLTVCGKGAVGIDNIWHDIENGAEVAAGANPMWHAKNLERNIAASYLSAYNLSAANLVGTYQRFYDPVTVSPWLWNATTKVFISTEDEESLRTKADYVIDKGIGGIMFWELSGDFACPNDPTQACTVGDTMTTVLYEKFADTSVYGARKANRTMPTETLAMSFSLGDYPVGDSNFPITGKLTLTNNSPLTIPGGAVFEFDYGTSDTGNIGDQSGLAIQNIEVGHTGNNIGTGLDSDFNRARFSLPGYETLAPGASRTFTFTQKLPTSMYSNWTVTFGGKTYALSFDYARGAVLATSSSSSSSSSSTGNSSSSSSSSTGSCTDGVNVYPNWPQKDWAGNPSHAVGGDKMAYQGSVYRANWWTNSIPGSDGSWTFVCSD, encoded by the coding sequence ATATGCCAATGGCAGTAGCTATGCCACAGGCGCCATTGTTAAAAACCAGGGCAATGCCTATCAATGTACAGTAGGTGGTTGGTGTACGGTTGGCGGCCCTTATGAACCGGGTGTGGGCTGGGCTTACACCAATGCCTGGAGTGGTCTGGGCGCTTGTAACAGCACGGGCAGCTCTTCGGTGGCCTCCTCTGTTATTTCTTCCGTTCAATCCTCTTCTGTCCAATCCTCGGTGATATCGTCTGTTAGCTCAGTGAGTTCATCCGTTGTGGTTTCATCGTCCGTTGTTTCCTCGGTTATTTCATCCAGTTCATCGTCGATTGCATCGAGCTTGTCGAGCGCCAGTTCGAGTGTGATTGTGTCGGGCAATGAGGCCTGCCGACCCGATGGCTTGTATCGCACGCCGGGGCAGGATGTTCCCTATTGCTCGGTGTACGACAGTGAGGGCCGTGAAAAAATGGCGATTGATCGCCGCATTATCGGTTACTTCCCCAGTTGGCGCCTGGGGGCTAATGGCACACCGCGTTACCTGGCCAACAATATCCCCTGGGGCAAGATTACCCACATCAATTACGCGTTTGCGCATATTGAAAACAATAAAATTTCGGTGGGAGATGTGACCAGTCCCAGCAACCCATCGACAGGTCTCACCTGGCCTGATGTACCCGGTGCAGAGATGGACCCAAGCTTGTCTTATAAAGGGCATTTCAACCTGTTAACCAAATTTAAAAAGCAATACCCGCAAGTGAAGACCATGATTTCTGTCGGCGGTTGGGCGGAAACCGGCGGTTATTTTGACGGCAACGGCGAGCGTGTTGCGAGTGGTGGTTTTTACACCCTCACCGACAGCCAGGCCAATATCGATACCTTTGCCGATTCTGTCGTGGCGTTCTTGCGCACCTACCATTTTGACGGGGCCGATATCGATTACGAATATGCTACCTCGATGAAAGATGCGGGCAATCCGGCTGACTGGTCCATTGCCAATGCGCGCCGTGCAAAACTCATGAGTGGCTATGTGGCGTTGATGAAAACCCTGCGTGAAAAACTGGATGCTGCCTCGGTACAGGATGGCAAACATTATTTGCTAACCGTTGCGGCCCCATCGTCCGGTTACCTGCTGCGCGGTATGGATATGTACCAGGTGACCCAATACCTCGATTACGTGAATATCATGAGCTACGACCTGCACGGTGCCTGGAACGAATTTGTCGGTCCGCAAGCCCCGTTGTTTGACGATGGCAATGATGGTGAATTGCAAAAGTGGAGCTTCTACAGCGCTTACGGTATCGGCTATTTGAATACCGATTGGGGCTACCACTATTTCCGCGGCTCCATGCCTGCCGGGCGCATTAATATCGGTGTGCCTTATTACACGCGCGGCTGGCGCGATGTCAGCGGTGGCACCAATGGCTTCTGGGGTAAATCGCCTACCAGCAACCAGTGTGCGGTTGGGTTAACCGTGTGCGGTAAGGGCGCTGTCGGCATCGACAATATTTGGCACGACATAGAAAACGGAGCCGAAGTTGCAGCAGGTGCAAACCCCATGTGGCATGCGAAAAACCTGGAGCGCAATATTGCTGCCAGTTACCTGTCGGCATACAACCTGAGCGCCGCAAATCTGGTTGGTACCTACCAGCGTTTCTACGATCCGGTGACGGTAAGCCCCTGGTTGTGGAATGCCACTACCAAAGTCTTTATTTCGACCGAAGATGAAGAATCACTGCGCACCAAGGCTGATTATGTGATCGATAAAGGCATTGGCGGCATTATGTTCTGGGAGTTGTCCGGCGACTTTGCCTGCCCGAATGATCCCACTCAGGCGTGTACGGTAGGGGATACCATGACCACGGTACTCTACGAAAAATTTGCCGATACCAGTGTTTACGGGGCGCGCAAAGCCAATCGCACCATGCCGACAGAAACGCTCGCCATGAGTTTCAGCTTGGGTGATTACCCGGTGGGTGACAGCAATTTCCCGATTACCGGAAAACTGACACTCACCAACAATTCCCCCCTGACCATTCCCGGTGGTGCGGTGTTTGAGTTTGATTACGGTACCTCTGATACCGGTAATATTGGCGATCAATCCGGACTGGCTATTCAAAACATTGAGGTCGGCCACACCGGTAATAACATCGGCACAGGTCTGGATAGCGATTTTAACCGCGCGCGTTTCAGCCTGCCCGGTTATGAAACCCTGGCCCCCGGTGCGAGCAGAACCTTTACCTTTACCCAAAAGCTGCCGACCAGTATGTATTCCAACTGGACGGTGACCTTTGGCGGTAAAACCTATGCCTTGAGTTTTGATTATGCGCGCGGTGCGGTGCTGGCAACCTCTTCCAGCAGCTCATCATCAAGCAGTTCAACAGGTAACAGCTCTTCCTCCAGCTCCAGCAGTACCGGCAGTTGTACGGACGGTGTCAATGTCTACCCCAACTGGCCACAGAAAGATTGGGCGGGCAATCCCTCCCATGCCGTTGGTGGTGACAAGATGGCTTACCAAGGCTCGGTGTATCGCGCTAACTGGTGGACCAACTCGATTCCGGGAAGTGATGGTTCCTGGACGTTTGTGTGCAGCGATTAA
- a CDS encoding glycoside hydrolase family 19 protein, whose product MRTFLTGLQQYYSRLFIAGFLLWGLALPSQAVVFQAENYTNFYDTSPGNSGGAYRSDAVDIEITNDSGGGYNVGWIEATEWLVYSGLSIPASGNYTIRLRVASPSGATASVDLNGGAIQLGNFSIPATGGWQNWTTVSRTVYINAGTYNLGVFAQTAGWNFNWIEVVGSGGGTTGLVTVYEHCNYGGWSAGFNTGSFDVNAMTALGARNDQVSSIRVAAGYEAVLFENWDFSGASVTVRGDSSCLSNFNDRTSSIIVRATTGNPPATGFSAIVSEAQFNQMFPNRNPFYTYAGLVEAAKTYPAFAGTGDTAMKKREAAAALANFSHETGGLVHVTEIAQGEYCGDWDGNPATCPCAPGKRYYGRGPIQLSWNGNYCAAGDALGLNLRADPDLVQRDAKVAWQTALWFWMTQSGAGFRPAHSSIVNGNGFGETIRTINGSLECNGGNPAQVQSRINEFNRFLNILGTTAGAGNIGC is encoded by the coding sequence ATGCGTACTTTTCTAACAGGTTTACAACAATATTACTCGCGGCTATTCATCGCCGGTTTCCTGCTTTGGGGGCTTGCCCTCCCTTCACAGGCAGTGGTGTTCCAGGCCGAGAACTATACGAATTTCTACGATACCAGCCCCGGTAATAGTGGCGGTGCCTATCGCAGCGATGCCGTGGATATTGAGATCACCAATGATTCGGGGGGCGGCTACAACGTCGGCTGGATAGAGGCGACAGAATGGCTGGTGTACAGCGGCCTTTCGATTCCTGCCAGCGGTAACTACACCATTCGCTTGCGCGTTGCCAGTCCCTCGGGCGCTACGGCCTCCGTGGACTTAAATGGCGGGGCGATCCAGTTGGGGAATTTTTCAATCCCGGCAACCGGAGGCTGGCAAAACTGGACCACGGTTAGTCGCACGGTCTATATCAATGCCGGTACCTACAATCTGGGGGTTTTCGCCCAGACGGCAGGTTGGAATTTTAACTGGATTGAAGTGGTTGGCAGTGGTGGCGGTACCACCGGCCTGGTAACGGTTTACGAGCATTGCAACTACGGCGGTTGGTCGGCTGGTTTCAATACCGGCTCCTTTGATGTCAATGCTATGACTGCCCTGGGCGCGCGCAATGACCAGGTATCGTCGATTCGTGTTGCCGCTGGTTATGAGGCGGTATTGTTCGAAAACTGGGATTTCTCCGGTGCGTCGGTGACGGTCAGGGGCGACAGCAGCTGCCTCAGCAATTTCAATGATCGGACATCCTCCATCATCGTGCGTGCAACAACCGGCAACCCTCCGGCGACCGGGTTTAGCGCTATTGTGAGCGAAGCCCAGTTCAACCAGATGTTCCCCAATCGCAATCCCTTTTACACCTATGCAGGTTTGGTAGAGGCCGCAAAAACCTATCCGGCATTTGCAGGTACGGGTGATACAGCGATGAAAAAACGTGAAGCGGCGGCGGCACTGGCGAACTTCTCGCACGAAACGGGCGGACTGGTTCATGTGACGGAAATTGCCCAGGGCGAATACTGTGGCGATTGGGATGGCAACCCGGCAACCTGCCCCTGTGCACCGGGCAAGCGCTATTACGGTCGAGGCCCAATCCAGTTGAGCTGGAATGGCAACTACTGCGCGGCAGGTGATGCCCTTGGTTTGAATTTGCGTGCCGATCCCGATTTGGTTCAGCGCGATGCCAAGGTGGCCTGGCAGACAGCACTCTGGTTCTGGATGACGCAATCCGGTGCCGGTTTCCGCCCGGCGCATAGCTCCATTGTGAATGGTAATGGTTTTGGTGAGACCATCCGCACCATCAATGGCTCGTTGGAATGCAATGGCGGTAACCCTGCCCAGGTGCAGAGCCGTATCAATGAGTTCAACCGTTTCCTGAATATCCTGGGCACGACTGCGGGGGCGGGCAATATCGGTTGTTAA
- a CDS encoding transglutaminase family protein yields the protein MKYIIRHSTRYQYALPVSNCYNLAYVLPRDTNTQLVEKSEINISPNATMHNTRHDYFGNAFLQFSIEKDHQELDLTVTSHLQVQEPVTNINLDFGNPCTYVKYLLKNSHDLQTLSAREFMLNSPMVQQHADLADYAQSSFGDDRPFLSAVMDLTQRIFRDFTYDPQFSDVATPLADVLKHKRGVCQDFAHLAIGCLRSLGYPARYVSGYLETLPPPGQEKLVGADATHAWFAVYSPGEGWYEFDPTNNKMISEQHITTAWGRDYSDVSPLKGVIFGGGQAPQLTVSVDVQRIGQG from the coding sequence ATGAAATACATTATCCGCCACAGCACCCGTTACCAATACGCCCTGCCGGTCAGCAATTGCTACAACCTCGCCTATGTATTACCGCGCGACACCAATACCCAGCTGGTGGAAAAAAGTGAAATCAACATTTCGCCCAACGCCACTATGCACAACACGCGGCACGATTATTTTGGCAATGCCTTTTTACAATTTTCCATCGAGAAGGATCACCAGGAACTGGATCTGACTGTTACCAGCCATCTTCAGGTGCAGGAGCCCGTCACCAATATTAACCTCGATTTCGGCAACCCTTGCACCTATGTCAAATACCTGCTGAAAAATAGCCATGACTTGCAAACATTGAGCGCGCGCGAATTCATGCTCAACTCGCCCATGGTACAGCAGCATGCTGATCTCGCTGATTATGCCCAGAGCTCCTTTGGCGACGACCGTCCCTTTTTATCCGCGGTGATGGATCTGACCCAGCGCATTTTCCGCGACTTCACCTACGACCCACAGTTCTCCGATGTCGCCACACCACTGGCCGATGTGCTCAAGCACAAGCGCGGTGTCTGCCAGGACTTCGCCCACCTCGCCATTGGCTGCCTGCGCTCCCTCGGTTATCCCGCACGCTATGTCAGCGGTTATCTTGAAACCCTGCCGCCACCCGGCCAGGAAAAGCTCGTCGGTGCCGACGCAACCCATGCCTGGTTTGCAGTCTACTCCCCCGGCGAAGGCTGGTACGAATTCGATCCCACCAACAACAAAATGATCAGCGAGCAACACATCACTACCGCCTGGGGTCGCGACTACTCCGATGTATCCCCCCTCAAAGGTGTCATCTTCGGCGGCGGCCAGGCACCGCAATTGACCGTGTCTGTCGATGTGCAGAGAATTGGCCAGGGCTGA
- a CDS encoding acyl-CoA thioesterase: protein MPGTERSLTLRFLAEPTDINFGGKVHGGAAMKWIDLAAYACASAWSGKYCITAYMGGMRFVKPIHVGHMVEVDAKVIYTGRTSMHLGIEVRSGPPTSVTKELTTHCVAIMVAVDEQGRPTQVPEWVPQTQEDIAMRESAIRLIQMRAQIADEMQSYLSSV, encoded by the coding sequence ATGCCTGGCACTGAGCGATCCCTGACCCTGCGTTTTTTGGCAGAGCCGACCGACATTAATTTTGGTGGCAAAGTACACGGTGGTGCGGCCATGAAGTGGATCGACCTGGCGGCTTATGCCTGCGCATCGGCCTGGAGTGGAAAATATTGCATCACGGCTTATATGGGCGGCATGCGTTTTGTGAAACCTATCCATGTCGGGCATATGGTGGAAGTGGATGCAAAAGTGATCTACACCGGGCGCACCTCCATGCACCTGGGGATTGAGGTGCGTTCAGGGCCTCCGACCTCCGTTACAAAAGAGCTGACAACCCATTGTGTAGCGATCATGGTTGCAGTCGATGAACAGGGGCGCCCGACACAGGTGCCGGAATGGGTGCCGCAAACCCAAGAGGATATTGCGATGCGCGAATCGGCGATTCGCCTGATACAAATGCGTGCACAAATCGCCGATGAAATGCAGTCGTACTTATCCAGTGTTTAA
- the cls gene encoding cardiolipin synthase produces the protein MRDSIWMLISIIQQAMILLHFALVIIFAVRVIMQRLPVGASLAWLLVLALLPYLGVGLYLLFGERYLGVRHVHRRERLRQTQQIPALRRMDGIKQAWHNFHPASLALARLEFQTAGIPVLGGNDLEFLQSAKTTIDAMCADIRTAEISCHMEFYIWHPGGIADQVADALLDAAGRGVRCRIMLDAVGSAAFFKSSLVKKLVHPNIELIKACPIRLIPAKLARYDLRSHRKTLVIDNRVAYMGSFNLIDPSLFKKSLDVGEWIDLMARIQGPIVNVFDAVFRWYWNIETQQELPLVEHKIDIRRDKTVAQVAPSGPDNLDDSILQSLLQGIYSAVRQVDIVTPYFVPGEALEQAMIIAARRGVSVNLILPRKVDSFLARHAGHSYFDKLMKAGVHIYQFEQGLLHTKCVIIDRQLAFFGTVNMDLRSLWLNFEMTMIIYDKPTAKRLAQIVNDYRHQAKRLDLHRWQQRGRFSRLLENITHLFSPLI, from the coding sequence ATGCGTGACTCCATCTGGATGCTGATCAGCATCATTCAACAAGCCATGATCCTGCTGCACTTTGCCTTGGTGATTATTTTTGCTGTGCGTGTGATTATGCAGCGTTTACCGGTGGGAGCATCCCTGGCCTGGTTACTGGTATTGGCGCTATTACCTTACCTGGGCGTGGGACTTTATTTATTGTTTGGGGAGCGCTACCTGGGTGTGCGCCATGTCCATCGCCGCGAACGATTAAGGCAAACGCAGCAAATTCCAGCGCTGCGCCGTATGGATGGCATCAAGCAAGCCTGGCATAACTTCCACCCGGCCAGCCTGGCACTGGCCAGGCTGGAGTTTCAAACCGCAGGCATTCCGGTATTGGGTGGGAATGACCTGGAATTCCTGCAATCTGCCAAAACCACTATTGATGCCATGTGTGCCGATATCCGCACTGCAGAAATTAGCTGCCATATGGAGTTTTATATTTGGCATCCCGGTGGTATCGCAGACCAGGTAGCCGATGCCTTACTGGACGCTGCAGGGCGTGGTGTCCGCTGTCGTATCATGCTCGATGCGGTAGGCAGCGCTGCATTTTTTAAATCGTCGCTGGTGAAAAAACTGGTGCACCCCAATATCGAACTAATCAAAGCCTGCCCGATTCGATTGATTCCCGCCAAGCTCGCGCGCTATGACCTGCGCAGCCATCGTAAAACCCTGGTCATCGATAATCGTGTCGCCTATATGGGCAGCTTTAATTTGATTGATCCCAGCCTGTTTAAAAAATCTCTGGATGTAGGGGAATGGATCGATTTAATGGCGCGAATCCAGGGCCCCATCGTCAATGTATTTGATGCGGTATTTCGCTGGTACTGGAATATAGAAACCCAGCAGGAACTTCCCTTGGTGGAGCACAAGATAGACATTCGCCGCGATAAAACTGTCGCCCAGGTGGCGCCCTCAGGGCCAGATAACCTGGATGACAGTATCCTGCAAAGCCTGTTACAGGGCATTTATTCGGCTGTACGCCAGGTGGATATAGTCACGCCCTATTTTGTTCCCGGTGAAGCGCTCGAACAGGCGATGATTATTGCCGCGCGCCGCGGGGTTAGCGTCAACCTGATTTTACCCAGGAAAGTCGATTCATTCCTGGCGCGCCATGCAGGCCATTCTTACTTTGATAAATTGATGAAAGCCGGTGTGCATATTTATCAATTTGAACAAGGGCTGCTGCACACCAAGTGTGTGATTATCGACCGTCAGCTGGCTTTTTTTGGCACGGTCAATATGGACTTGCGCAGCCTCTGGTTGAATTTTGAAATGACCATGATTATTTATGACAAGCCCACAGCCAAACGCCTGGCCCAGATCGTGAACGATTATCGTCACCAGGCCAAACGATTGGACTTGCATCGCTGGCAACAGCGCGGGCGTTTTTCACGCCTGCTGGAAAATATTACCCACTTGTTCAGCCCATTGATTTAA
- a CDS encoding circularly permuted type 2 ATP-grasp protein: MLPRTGSIDKNLFRLMEIQVNTPLVRLSTPAVPPAEYPALIQGVDEAYHREGHVRAHWEYLLNSLHNMGPEQINERQQKASRILRDDGATYKVYDEPNTNQTWQLNPVPLLISSDEWETTEAMLVERADVFNLLLQDIYSDRKLIRQGVIPPELLFSHQGFLRPCNQIKLPGAQQLILHGVDLVRGPDGHMRVMADRTQAPSGAGYALENRTVMNRVFPSLFRDSHVHRLSLFFARLRQKLQALNPNGGLARIVVLTPGAYNETYFEHAYLANYLGFQLVQGSDLSVRNGYVWMKALDGLKRVDVILRRVDDVYCDPVELKGDSQLGVPGLLEVARMGHVAIANPLGSNVLENPALLRYLPDIARALIGRELKMSSVKTWWCGDSKDLEYVCANLKNLLIKPTYRRPGLYEVYGAELDDTKLQAWQNRIRKNPYQFVAQEYVPCSTTPSWHQGQLKPSASILRTFAVATDNGYAVMPGGLTRVNLDAGNKIISNQRGSVSKDTWVLASEPEKRVSLRNPDLQTPLDNSNELPSRVVENLFWMGRYAERAESALRLLRTVALQLNRTEALPGNICCALLSAITHVTSTYPGFASLNPTLFDSPEPELMSILIDNQRIGSVANNLIAMIRSSEQVKEQLSSDTQRVINDIGDRLEQMRNLINESGLASSEEVQAHLVTSLLALTGLIHDSMTRDNGWHFMEMGRRMERALQIVSSLRSLLTPRFDELGQEVLIESALLSGEALINYRRYYQNGINIENGLEMILLNSRNPRSLIYQLAQLEMHFSDLPGNRDRLSQESKFLLEATTAIQLSDIKKLVGSKSGVREDLDQLLARVQYLISSAAKAISQRYFDHTQGPQLLVKNTEWQEQL, from the coding sequence ATGTTGCCCCGTACAGGCTCCATTGATAAGAATCTATTCCGCCTTATGGAAATCCAGGTCAATACACCTTTAGTACGCTTGAGCACACCCGCAGTGCCCCCAGCAGAATACCCTGCCCTGATTCAGGGCGTGGACGAGGCATATCACAGGGAGGGGCACGTTCGCGCCCATTGGGAATACCTGCTCAACAGCCTTCATAACATGGGCCCCGAGCAGATCAACGAACGGCAGCAAAAAGCCAGTCGTATCCTGCGTGACGACGGTGCTACCTATAAAGTTTATGACGAACCCAACACCAACCAAACCTGGCAACTCAACCCGGTACCACTGCTGATCAGCAGCGATGAATGGGAAACAACTGAAGCCATGCTGGTTGAGCGCGCCGACGTGTTTAACTTATTGCTGCAAGACATTTACAGTGACCGGAAACTGATTCGCCAGGGTGTCATTCCACCGGAATTATTATTTTCCCACCAGGGATTCCTGCGCCCCTGCAACCAGATCAAATTGCCCGGTGCACAACAATTAATTTTGCACGGTGTGGATTTAGTGCGCGGCCCCGATGGGCATATGCGCGTAATGGCCGACCGAACCCAGGCGCCTTCCGGTGCGGGTTATGCCCTGGAAAACCGCACGGTGATGAACCGGGTGTTTCCCAGTTTGTTTCGCGACAGCCATGTGCACCGCCTCTCATTATTTTTTGCACGCCTGCGCCAAAAGTTGCAGGCGCTCAATCCCAATGGCGGATTGGCGCGCATTGTTGTGCTCACCCCCGGCGCCTATAACGAAACCTATTTCGAACACGCCTATCTCGCCAATTACCTCGGCTTCCAATTGGTACAAGGCAGCGACCTGAGTGTCCGCAATGGCTATGTCTGGATGAAAGCCCTGGACGGTCTAAAACGTGTCGATGTTATTTTGCGGCGCGTGGATGATGTGTATTGCGACCCGGTGGAGTTAAAAGGCGATTCACAATTAGGTGTTCCCGGTTTACTGGAAGTTGCACGCATGGGCCATGTGGCAATTGCCAACCCGCTCGGTTCCAATGTGCTGGAAAACCCCGCACTGCTGCGCTACCTGCCAGATATCGCGCGCGCACTGATTGGCCGCGAATTGAAAATGTCCAGTGTAAAAACCTGGTGGTGTGGCGATAGCAAAGACCTGGAATATGTCTGCGCCAATTTAAAAAACTTACTGATCAAACCCACTTATCGCCGCCCCGGCCTTTATGAAGTGTATGGTGCAGAGCTGGACGACACCAAACTGCAAGCCTGGCAAAACCGCATCCGCAAAAACCCCTACCAGTTTGTTGCCCAGGAATACGTCCCCTGCTCCACAACACCCAGTTGGCACCAGGGGCAACTAAAACCCAGTGCCTCTATCCTGCGCACCTTTGCTGTTGCCACCGACAACGGCTACGCGGTAATGCCCGGCGGATTAACACGGGTCAACCTGGATGCAGGCAATAAAATTATTTCCAACCAGCGCGGCTCCGTTTCCAAGGATACCTGGGTATTGGCATCGGAGCCGGAAAAGCGCGTTAGCCTGCGCAATCCCGATTTGCAAACCCCGCTCGACAACAGCAACGAACTCCCCAGTCGCGTTGTCGAAAACCTGTTCTGGATGGGCCGCTACGCCGAACGCGCTGAATCAGCCCTGCGCCTGTTGCGCACCGTCGCCCTACAGCTCAATCGCACCGAAGCCTTACCGGGAAATATTTGTTGTGCGCTGCTCAGTGCTATTACCCATGTCACGTCAACCTATCCGGGTTTTGCCAGCCTGAACCCCACCCTGTTCGATAGCCCGGAACCTGAATTGATGTCAATCCTGATCGACAACCAGCGCATTGGCAGTGTGGCCAATAACCTGATTGCGATGATTCGCTCTTCTGAGCAGGTAAAAGAACAGCTCTCCAGTGATACCCAGCGGGTTATCAACGACATTGGCGACCGGCTCGAACAAATGCGCAACCTGATCAACGAGAGCGGCCTCGCCAGTTCAGAAGAAGTACAGGCGCACCTGGTGACATCACTCCTGGCATTGACCGGGCTCATCCATGACAGCATGACGCGCGACAATGGCTGGCACTTTATGGAAATGGGGCGCCGCATGGAGCGCGCCTTACAAATTGTCAGCAGCCTGCGCTCCCTGCTCACACCGCGCTTTGATGAACTGGGCCAAGAAGTGTTGATTGAGTCCGCCCTGCTCAGCGGCGAGGCCCTGATCAATTACCGCCGCTACTATCAAAACGGAATTAATATCGAAAACGGACTCGAAATGATCTTGCTCAACAGCCGCAACCCACGCTCGCTGATTTACCAGCTGGCACAATTGGAAATGCACTTCAGTGACCTGCCCGGCAACCGCGATCGCCTGAGCCAGGAAAGCAAATTCCTGCTCGAAGCCACCACCGCTATTCAATTAAGTGATATTAAAAAACTGGTGGGTAGTAAAAGCGGTGTCCGTGAAGATTTGGATCAGCTGCTTGCGCGTGTACAATACCTGATTAGCAGCGCCGCCAAGGCTATCAGCCAACGCTACTTCGACCACACTCAGGGCCCACAACTGTTGGTGAAAAATACCGAGTGGCAGGAGCAGCTATGA